The Leptospira selangorensis sequence TTTTTCGCATATAAGGACACAGGTAAGAGTAGGAAAACCACCCCGAGGGCAATTATTCTTTTTGATAATTTATTTCTCCAAATCCAAATCATATAAAAGATCCAGAATAGAGCTAAGCCCAAATGCCAAGAAGGTCTAATAAAACTGCCGATAGATATGGCTAAACTCACGAACAGGAATTTTCTCGTAATGGAAATGGGGGCAAATAATGCATAAAGTAGAAAACAAGTTAAAAAGAATAAGTAACTGGAATAGAAAGGATATCTGAAATAGATAAAAATAAGAGGATTTAAAAATAAAACGGCAAGAATGAAAATTTCGAATCGGAGTCTAAATTGCGCAATTGCTCTCTTGAAGAAAAGAAAACTGAGTATGTGAAGAATAGGGAGCAAAAATGAATAAATTGCGTATGGATCTCCATTTCCGAGTTTATAAGAGATATAATGCAGAATGCCTAAAAAAGGACTGGAACCATGAGTAAAAAGAAATGATTTAAGGGGGGTCTCTAAAAAACATGCTTCGGATGGAAGTTGCCAATACGAATTTATGGAAACGATCGGAAATCCGAATTTTCCAAGAAGAAAATGTACAAATATAATTATCCCGGAGATGGAAATTGTAGGTAGATCCGTTCGTTTGAATTTGTACATAATTTTCCTAGTTTCTTTTTTGAAAGTCCCTAAAATAAACCGTTGATGCCGTTTATGTTAACGGTCTTGATGATCTCTTTCTCTTGTTCGGTCTCTGCCACTTTCCAAGTGACTCCTGTTGGAGTGGAAAGTAGGCTTCTTCCTATCCTTTTTTTACCGAAAGGAACACCATAGCCGGAACTACGTACTAAGAACATTCCGTACTGAGAAGAAAGATCTGCGTAATTTTTAAGATCTTGGGAATAGTTCGTACCGTTATCCGAAACAGAATCCAAATGAAATGCCAAATTGATCCTGTCTGATTTTAATTTTTCCAGCTTGGATTTATCTTGGATCTCTTTACCTGCAAAGATCCCGAAACGAAATCCCCCTAAGATCAGAGAATCTTCACCTGAACCAGGGATAGCAGGGGAATCTTCGGAAGATAAACCTTTTACATCGTACCAATCTACTAGCACTATATTCTGTACGATGGGAATAGAAAATCTTAATTTACCCTCGTCGTCTCTTCGGAACATTCCGCCGCCAAAGATCGCACCTTTATAAACTTCCGAGATAGCGAAGATCTCATCTAAAAAAGTTTTGGCACGAGAAGCCAATGACTCAGGGGAACCGTTTCCTCCTCCTGGGAAATATAATGGAAGAATGAGGAAATCCGATTTTTCCTTAGAAAGTTTGGTCCTTTGTTCGGGAGAAACCGGCTGGGATAGATCCTTTTGGAAAAGGGTTATTTTTACTGAGGTCACTCTTTACCTGCGACTTTGAATTTAATCGGAAAGTATGGAAGGGTCCACACCGAAACTATCGTCTTCTCCGTCGCCGGACTCTGCACCAGGACTTAAAATTTCTGCTTCAGGAGCAGCAGTTGCAGCCTTGATACCGAATTCTTTTTCCATCTCTTCTGCGGAAAGTTCAGGAACTCCACCGAAAAGATCTCCGTTTTCTAAACGTTCGGAAAACGCCAGAGCATAACAATAAGATTCCATAATACACTGCTTTATCGGTTTCTTATTCAATCTCTTTTTGGATTCCATCAGATCGAAAGTCATTAAAGTTTCCATATTGGTCACGATCTCTTTTTTGCCTTTCATATCCGCGATCAATTTGGAAAGAAGTTCCGCTCCCTTCTGGAAAAAGTCCTTGGCGGTGACTCTTACGTTACGCGACTGTTGACTTCTTTTAGTCTCCAGGGCAGAAGTTTTTTTGGAAGCTTCAATATAATTTGCGCCAGGATTTTTAAGATGGTTTTCCAATTCTTTATAATACTGGTCGTAGATCCTGAATTGTTCGTGGATCCCTCTGGTTGTCTCATAAAGATCGATCAGTTTTTCGCGGTAATCTATTTTGGATCCTGCCGCGATAGTGGGTTTTAGATCTATCTTCTTAGTAGTCATCACGAAGGAATATTCTTCGTCGAACTCTTTGAAAAATAACCAGGTCAAGAATGCCTTGTCCCCTGCCGGGAGAAGATCGTGTTCTCCCCTTGTATCATGACGTTTTCTTAATTGATCCAAAGGTAAGGATCTCATGAGTTTTAGGCCGTATTTTAGCTCTTTGCTAAGGCCTTCTTCCGGATCGACCGGTTTTTCGTCCGGAGCTTCTTCCGTATCTTCCTCTTCCGGATGGACTCCTCCGGAGATTTCGTCTAACTCTTCGCCCTGTTTTCTTTGGCCTAACTTTTCTTCCGGAAGAATTCCCAGGACATTCTCCATATATGTGCTCAAAAGAGGGATGTTTTTGTCCTCACTTCTAAGAATTGCAAGATAGAGTTTATCAAAAATGGTCCCGTAAAGAACGTCGAATTCCTGGAGAGCCCTTTTTCTTTTGGTATTATAAACCGTAGCAGGTTTACCTTCCAGTTTTTCCAGAGCCTGATAGCCTAAGGTTACGGCTTTTACGTAAGAGCCTTGGAACGGATACATATAATACAGTTTTTTGAATATAGAATAGAGAGGTTGTCTTACTCTAGTGACCGATACAGGAAGGTCGGGGGCAGCGTTATGCCCTTCTAAAAGCTGATTCAGCTCAGTGCTATCATAGGCTTTGTGCATTCTGCCCAAGAGTTCTATATAAAGAGGATTTTGCCCGTCCAGTTCCTTTGCGATCTTTGAAGCATATGCAGGATTTCCTAGTAGGTCGTTTCCTACAAAGTTCATTTCCAGAAGCGCTTTTTTTCCTGCGATATTCAGCTCGGACATAAAAGCAGGGAGAAGGTCACTGGAAGAAAATGACGTTACGCGGGAGATCCAACATTTGAATCGGACCGCCATAC is a genomic window containing:
- a CDS encoding amidohydrolase, which translates into the protein MTSVKITLFQKDLSQPVSPEQRTKLSKEKSDFLILPLYFPGGGNGSPESLASRAKTFLDEIFAISEVYKGAIFGGGMFRRDDEGKLRFSIPIVQNIVLVDWYDVKGLSSEDSPAIPGSGEDSLILGGFRFGIFAGKEIQDKSKLEKLKSDRINLAFHLDSVSDNGTNYSQDLKNYADLSSQYGMFLVRSSGYGVPFGKKRIGRSLLSTPTGVTWKVAETEQEKEIIKTVNINGINGLF